The genomic segment CCACCGCCCCGGAGACCCGGACCACGGTGGGCTCCTCCTCCAGCTTCGCCTCGCGGGCGGTGGCCAGCGCGCGCTCGAGCAGGCTGCCGGTGATCTCCTCGTGCCACTTGGTGGCCACGATCGCCAGGCGCAGGTTCGCGCACTCGCTCAGGTCGAACCCGTTGGACGGCCGTCCTTCCCCGCTCACCGGCCGCCACCCCCGTTCACCACGTCGTCGCCGCCCACGGCGCCGACAGCGCCCACGTCGTCGAAGTGCTCCAGCTGGGACAGGTCGTGCCCCATCCGGTCGCGCTTGGTCTTGAGGTAGCGCAGGTTCTCCGGGTTGGGCGAAATCGGCAGCGGCATGCGGCCGGTCACGCGCAGGCCGTAGCCCTCCAGGCCGACGCGCTTGGCCGGGTTGTTCGTCAGCAGCCGCATCGACTTCACGCCGAGGTCGCACAGGATCTGCGCGCCGGTGCCGTAGTCGCGGGCGTCGGCGGGCACGCCGAGCGCCAGGTTCGCGTCCACCGTGTCGGCCCCGGCGTCCTGCAACTGGTAGGCCTGCAGCTTGTGCAGCAGGCCGATCCCCCGGCCCTCGTGCCCGCGCACGTAGAGCACGATCCCGCGGCCTTCCTCCGCCACGGCGGCGAGCGCGGCGTCGAGCTGCGGGCCGCAGTCGCAGCGCAGCGAGCCGAACACATCGCCGGTGAGGCACTCGGAGTGCACGCGGACCAGGATGTCCTCGCCGTCGCCGATGTCACCGTAGACGAACGCGACGTGCTCGATGCCGTCGAGCAGGCTGTCGTAGCCGACCGCGCGGAAGGTGCCGTGGGCCAGCGGGATGCGGGCCTCGGCCACCCGCTCGACCTGGCTCTCGGTCCGCCGCCGGTAGGCGATCAGGTCGGCGATGGTGATCAGCTGCAGGTCGTGGTCGGCGGCGAACACCTCGAGCTCGTCGCGGCGGGCCATGTCGCCCTCGTCCTTCTGCGACACGATCTCGCAGAGCACCCCGGCGGGTGACAGCCCGGCGAGTCGAGCCAGGTCGACCGACGCCTCGGTGTGCCCTGGCCGGCGCAGCACGCCGCCCTCCTTCGCACGCAGCGGCACCACGTGGCCGGGGCGGCGGAAGTCGGTGGAATCGGACTTCGGATCGGCCAGCAACCGGATCGTGTGACAGCGGTCGGCGGCCGAGATGCCGGTGCTGATGCCCGCGGCGGCGTCCACCGTGACCGTGTACGCGGTGCCGCGCTGGTCCTGGTTCGTGTGGTACATCGGCGGCAGGTCGAGGCGCTCGCAGTCCTGTTCGGTCAGCGCGACGCAGACGTAGCCCGAGGTGTAGCGCACCATGAACGCGAGCAGCTCCGGCGTGGCCTTCTCCGCGGCGAAGATGAGGTCACCCTCGTTCTCGCGGTCCTCGTCGTCGACCACGACCACCGGCTTGCCCGCCCGGATGTCGGCGATCGCCCGGTCGATCGCGGCGGCGTGCGCGCCGGGTCCGGCCGGGGTCTGTCCGCTCGCCGGCGCCCACTCGTCGATCTCACTCATCCGCGCTGCTCCTTGGTGCCGCCGTCAGTACCGCCATTGTCCACCGTGTGCGTCCCGGCCGTCGGCAGATGTGGCGCAGCCAGCTTCTCCACGTACTTCGCCAGCACGTCGACCTCGAGGTTGACCGAATCGCCCGGTTCCCGCCTGCCGAGAGTGGTCAGCTCGAGCGTGGTCGGGATGAGCGCGATGGAGAACTCCTCGGCACCGATCGCGGCCACGGTCAGCGACACCCCGTCCACCGCGATCGACCCCTTCTCCACCACGTACCTGGCCAGCGCGGGCGGCAGCGCGAAGTGGGTCAGCCCGTCCGGGTCCCTGGACAGGAACACCCCGGTGCCGTCCACGTGACCCTGCATGATGTGCCCGCCGAGCCGGTCGCCCAGCGCGGTCGCGCGCTCCAGGTTGACCCGGTCACCCTTGGCGACCTTGGCCAGGCTGGAGCGCTGAAGTGTCTCGTGCACCACATCCACGGTGAACGTGTCGCCGCTCACCTCGACCACGGTCAGGCAGACGCCGTTGACCGCGATGGAGTCGCCGTGCTTGGCGTCCGAGGTGACCACCGGCCCCCGCACGGCCAGCCGGGCGGCGTGGGTGAGCTGCTCCACGG from the Amycolatopsis magusensis genome contains:
- a CDS encoding bifunctional 3,4-dihydroxy-2-butanone-4-phosphate synthase/GTP cyclohydrolase II, with product MSEIDEWAPASGQTPAGPGAHAAAIDRAIADIRAGKPVVVVDDEDRENEGDLIFAAEKATPELLAFMVRYTSGYVCVALTEQDCERLDLPPMYHTNQDQRGTAYTVTVDAAAGISTGISAADRCHTIRLLADPKSDSTDFRRPGHVVPLRAKEGGVLRRPGHTEASVDLARLAGLSPAGVLCEIVSQKDEGDMARRDELEVFAADHDLQLITIADLIAYRRRTESQVERVAEARIPLAHGTFRAVGYDSLLDGIEHVAFVYGDIGDGEDILVRVHSECLTGDVFGSLRCDCGPQLDAALAAVAEEGRGIVLYVRGHEGRGIGLLHKLQAYQLQDAGADTVDANLALGVPADARDYGTGAQILCDLGVKSMRLLTNNPAKRVGLEGYGLRVTGRMPLPISPNPENLRYLKTKRDRMGHDLSQLEHFDDVGAVGAVGGDDVVNGGGGR
- a CDS encoding riboflavin synthase, with product MFTGIVEELGEITAVEQLTHAARLAVRGPVVTSDAKHGDSIAVNGVCLTVVEVSGDTFTVDVVHETLQRSSLAKVAKGDRVNLERATALGDRLGGHIMQGHVDGTGVFLSRDPDGLTHFALPPALARYVVEKGSIAVDGVSLTVAAIGAEEFSIALIPTTLELTTLGRREPGDSVNLEVDVLAKYVEKLAAPHLPTAGTHTVDNGGTDGGTKEQRG